Genomic DNA from Oreochromis aureus strain Israel breed Guangdong linkage group 2, ZZ_aureus, whole genome shotgun sequence:
ACTGACGTTGTTCCTGACTGAGCAGACCAGACGTCCTGAGACGTGCTGTTTCAGAGTGATGTTGTTACTTTCATTGTTTACAGAAAGCTCAGCATCTGTCAGTGTGCGTCCATCCAGAGTCCAGCTGTACTGAGGACTGTCCCCTCCCTCAGAGGAGCAGGACACCCTCCTCTCTCCCTGGGACAGACACTCAGAGACCAGCAGGACAGAGGACACAGGagctgagagaaacacacacagatgagcTTTGTTATCGTTTCCAgtgaagaagagagaaaacgAGGGCGAGGGAAAcagctctttattgtcattgcacagtcatacttagtacaatagtacaacaAAATTGTCAGCACTagacacaacaaaacacaacatggTAAACTTCAGAGTGGAAGAAAAATATATCAACAAAATATATCAGGGAAGAAATTACCTTGAATAAACAACTGTAAAGTCCACTCGCCTGATGTTCTTCCATCTGAATTAAAGGTTTGAAGGGTATAACTACCACTGTCATTCCTTTTCAGATTACTGAGCCTAAATGTTCCATTACCTGGAAAAATTAGACATCTCTGTTCTTTGATTTTAGtaataacatttttctttttcacatctagtatttttaatgaattcttTGACAATTGGTATCGAGGTATTTCTGAGGTGTTGTCCATCAGCTGGATGTTCACAGTTCCTCCCAAAGCTCCATAACACTGAGCTCCATCCTGTCTGCCATCACAGTAAGTTTCCACACCtgtaaataaaaaagtcaataaaagtaaaattgtCACCAGTTTATGTGTTTAGCCCGTTAACATTTTGTTAGATAAATCTGAGTCCGTCTGTCTCGGGTCAGACTATGTAAAGACACATTTATTAACATGTAGATAACGTTACACAGGTCTTCAACTGAAACACAGCCAGGGTTCAGGTAACAATCTTTCCCAGTCACAGTGACTGTCTTTTATTAATGCAGGACTACATGAGAAAAGTTGAACAGCTCACCATGAGACACTCTGCACATCATCAACAACAGTCCAACTACAGCTTCCATGTCTCCTCACTG
This window encodes:
- the LOC120442060 gene encoding V-set and immunoglobulin domain-containing protein 1-like isoform X1 is translated as MEAVVGLLLMMCRVSHGVETYCDGRQDGAQCYGALGGTVNIQLMDNTSEIPRYQLSKNSLKILDVKKKNVITKIKEQRCLIFPGNGTFRLSNLKRNDSGSYTLQTFNSDGRTSGEWTLQLFIQAPVSSVLLVSECLSQGERRVSCSSEGGDSPQYSWTLDGRTLTDAELSVNNESNNITLKQHVSGRLVCSVRNNVSNVSKEQKISTCGAGLLPLLFLPVIGGVISAVVIFLFVGVAVICAQRRKPNNKSTKHKVVQNDYEEMMSLSCSSRGSKWRKEGR
- the LOC120442060 gene encoding V-set and immunoglobulin domain-containing protein 1-like isoform X2 — encoded protein: MDNTSEIPRYQLSKNSLKILDVKKKNVITKIKEQRCLIFPGNGTFRLSNLKRNDSGSYTLQTFNSDGRTSGEWTLQLFIQAPVSSVLLVSECLSQGERRVSCSSEGGDSPQYSWTLDGRTLTDAELSVNNESNNITLKQHVSGRLVCSVRNNVSNVSKEQKISTCGAGLLPLLFLPVIGGVISAVVIFLFVGVAVICAQRRKPNNKSTKHKVVQNDYEEMMSLSCSSRGSKWRKEGR